The proteins below are encoded in one region of Pontibacter deserti:
- a CDS encoding hybrid sensor histidine kinase/response regulator: MPDNKTRVLLIDDDEDDFIITRDTIEDIPGSNYLLDWTASFSEAAELIKQEKHDVYLVDYRLGAHDGLELISQAVETGSMAPFILLTGQSDRETDEKAMRVGAADYLVKGTFDPYTLERSIRYSVEHAKSLAEIQKLNTELEHRVEERTRELGEAVRKLEASNRSLYEAQVEIRKALQKEKELHELKSRFVTIASHEFRTPLSTVLSSASLISKYKTTEDDEKRQKHVERIKSAVSNLTNILNDFLSISRIEEGKIYNVPTTFDLKEFTADIVDEMQGLVKIGQKIHYTHHGAETIVTLDKQLLKNIMINLLSNASKYSGEGKPIYIDTKVDPSINLTVKDAGIGIPEADKAHLFTPFFRAQNVTNIQGTGLGLNIVNRYVDIMGGTLTYESELNEGTTFRIIFPNTTADA; encoded by the coding sequence ATGCCTGACAACAAGACACGTGTACTGCTGATCGATGATGATGAGGATGATTTCATCATTACCCGGGATACGATAGAAGATATTCCGGGGAGCAACTACCTGCTCGACTGGACTGCCTCTTTCAGTGAAGCGGCGGAGTTGATAAAGCAGGAAAAGCACGACGTGTACCTGGTAGATTACCGCCTGGGAGCGCACGACGGGCTGGAGTTGATCTCGCAGGCAGTAGAAACCGGAAGTATGGCTCCGTTTATACTTTTAACTGGCCAAAGCGACCGCGAAACCGACGAAAAAGCCATGCGTGTAGGGGCCGCCGATTACCTGGTTAAAGGTACTTTCGACCCGTATACCCTGGAGCGTTCTATCAGGTATAGTGTAGAGCACGCCAAAAGTCTGGCCGAGATACAAAAACTGAACACAGAGCTTGAGCACCGGGTGGAGGAGCGTACCCGCGAACTGGGCGAAGCGGTCCGGAAACTGGAAGCCTCTAACCGCAGTTTGTACGAGGCGCAGGTAGAGATCAGAAAAGCACTGCAAAAAGAAAAAGAACTGCACGAGCTTAAATCCAGGTTTGTAACCATCGCCTCTCACGAGTTCCGGACACCGCTAAGTACTGTGCTTTCGTCTGCCTCGCTCATCAGCAAGTATAAAACAACTGAAGACGACGAGAAACGCCAGAAACACGTAGAGCGCATAAAATCGGCAGTCAGCAACCTCACCAATATTCTCAACGATTTCCTGTCGATAAGCAGGATTGAAGAAGGTAAGATTTACAACGTACCTACTACCTTTGACCTGAAGGAGTTTACTGCTGATATTGTGGATGAAATGCAGGGACTGGTGAAGATTGGGCAGAAGATACACTACACGCATCACGGCGCTGAAACTATAGTTACGCTGGATAAGCAGTTACTCAAAAATATCATGATCAACCTGCTCTCCAACGCCAGTAAATATTCCGGCGAAGGGAAGCCGATTTACATTGATACGAAAGTAGACCCAAGTATAAACTTAACTGTAAAAGATGCCGGCATTGGTATACCCGAGGCCGATAAAGCCCATTTATTCACCCCATTTTTCAGGGCGCAGAACGTAACCAACATACAGGGTACCGGTTTGGGCCTTAACATCGTGAACCGCTACGTAGATATTATGGGCGGCACCTTAACTTACGAAAGCGAACTGAACGAAGGAACCACTTTCAGGATAATATTTCCGAACACAACAGCCGACGCATGA
- a CDS encoding response regulator, whose translation MNPNRRSIIILIADDDAEDRMLVKEALEESRLNNNIQFVENGEELLDYLHNRGKFTDKDQYPTPGLILLDLNMPKKDGREALKEIKNDEHLRMIPVVVLTTSKAEEDILRTYDLGVSSFITKPVTFSSLVDVMKTLSKYWFEIVELPKS comes from the coding sequence GAATCCAAACAGAAGATCGATCATTATACTTATAGCCGATGATGATGCCGAAGACCGGATGCTTGTAAAGGAAGCGCTGGAAGAAAGCCGTTTGAATAACAACATACAGTTTGTGGAGAATGGCGAAGAGTTGCTGGACTACCTGCACAACCGCGGCAAGTTTACAGACAAGGACCAGTACCCTACACCGGGCCTTATACTGCTGGACCTGAACATGCCCAAAAAAGATGGACGCGAAGCCCTGAAGGAAATAAAGAACGATGAGCACCTGCGCATGATTCCGGTGGTGGTGCTTACCACTTCCAAAGCCGAAGAAGACATTTTGCGCACCTACGACCTGGGCGTGAGCTCTTTTATAACCAAACCGGTAACCTTCAGCTCGCTGGTAGATGTAATGAAAACCCTGAGCAAATACTGGTTCGAGATCGTAGAACTGCCAAAAAGTTAA